A single Leptospiraceae bacterium DNA region contains:
- a CDS encoding HAD family hydrolase: MKTQLMNEDLEKILKQIRHLFFDIDGTIFSSVEMLEEVYQEAMKEYFREANIERKLPSFDEIILHIGLPVKQIFANLLPDIDEVGREKISQKILEIFVKRIQNGEGLHYPNVKETIEYLYKKQYNLFAASNGRKPYVEAILKANQTYPYFKEIPTLDYQKIHDKTQLVAYIIQKYQLEPKQCVIIGDRDSDRKAAFENGIYFIAADYGHGDQKEREGAILHLQSFEDIKKYL; encoded by the coding sequence ATGAAAACCCAGTTGATGAATGAAGATTTAGAAAAAATCCTAAAGCAAATACGACACCTTTTTTTCGATATTGATGGAACCATTTTCTCAAGTGTAGAGATGCTTGAAGAAGTTTACCAAGAAGCCATGAAGGAATATTTTCGTGAAGCCAACATCGAACGAAAACTTCCTTCATTTGATGAAATTATACTCCATATCGGTTTGCCGGTAAAACAAATCTTTGCTAATCTTCTTCCAGATATCGATGAAGTTGGCAGAGAAAAGATCAGTCAAAAAATTTTAGAAATCTTTGTAAAACGAATCCAAAACGGAGAAGGACTCCACTATCCAAACGTAAAAGAAACCATCGAATATCTATACAAAAAACAATATAATCTTTTTGCTGCATCAAATGGAAGAAAACCCTATGTAGAAGCTATCTTAAAAGCCAATCAGACTTATCCTTACTTCAAAGAAATTCCGACATTAGATTACCAAAAAATTCATGACAAAACCCAATTGGTCGCATATATCATTCAAAAATACCAACTTGAGCCTAAGCAATGCGTTATCATAGGGGATCGAGACTCGGATCGAAAAGCAGCTTTCGAAAACGGGATTTACTTTATAGCCGCTGATTACGGACACGGTGACCAAAAAGAAAGAGAAGGAGCTATACTTCACCTTCAATCTTTCGAGGATATTAAAAAATATTTATAA